A genomic stretch from Pseudoliparis swirei isolate HS2019 ecotype Mariana Trench chromosome 18, NWPU_hadal_v1, whole genome shotgun sequence includes:
- the LOC130208174 gene encoding protein SSUH2 homolog, whose amino-acid sequence MNSAAVNTFGNVPGYEGIMAGGGGYLPPPFPMVPVAPPQPSLMPDDWSIPILSEDVAREAFKDYASSHCCYSKSPVNDGVITNMEPFNTFRYRLETFTESRQTEPAEKPFEGETADFYTQPAPRPWEVPATAPTLFTKHKEEIRVPYTSSIKECQSCHSVGTMPCDECKGDGYMACMVCDGAGSKNNENCSSCNATGKKSCPACKARGTQDCTTCEGKKQMLAYIKLTVEWTNNVEDYVVQQTSGMKVDLKEVTGKELFKNNQSLLYPLTGFPNPDISEASERLIKDHQSKYAANSRILQQRQTVELIPITKVNYKWKANSHLYFVYGNEQQVNADNYPATCCCVLQ is encoded by the exons ATGAACAGCGCag CAGTCAACACGTTTGGCAACGTGCCCGGCTACGAAGGCATCATGGCAGGAGGAG GCGGTTACCTGCCCCCTCCTTTTCCCATGGTGCCCGTGGCCCCGCCCCAACCCAGCCTCATGCCTGACGACTGGAG caTCCCCATTCTGTCAGAGGATGTGGCTCGTGAGGCGTTCAAGGACTACGCGTCGTCTCATTGCTGCTACAGTAAAAGCCCCGTGAACGACGGAGTCATCACCAACATGGAGCCGTTCAACACCTTTAGG TATCGACTGGAGACGTTCACCGAGTCGCGGCAAACAGAGCCGGCCGAAAAACCTtttgaag gtgagacGGCCGACTTCTACACCCAGCCGGCCCCCCGGCCCTGGGAGGTCCCGGCCACGGCTCCCACCCTCTTCACCAAGCACAAGGAGGAGATCCGCGTGCCCTACACCTCCTCCATCAAG gagtGCCAAAGCTGCCACAGCGTTGGGACGATGCCGTGTGATGAGTGCAAAGGAGATGGATAT atgGCGTGCATGGTGTGCGATGGCGCTGGAAGCAAGAACAATGAGAACTGCAGTAGCTGTAACGCTACAGGCAAAAAGAG ctgtccCGCGTGTAAAGCTCGTGGAACGCAGGACTGCACAACctgtgaaggaaaaaaacaaatgctgGCGTACATCAAGCTCACGGTGGAGTG GACTAACAATGTGGAGGACTACGTGGTGCAGCAGACCTCGGGTATGAAGGTCGATCTTAAGGAAGTGACCGGGAAGGAGCTGTTCAAGAACAACCAGAGcctg CTCTACCCGCTGACCGGGTTCCCAAACCCGGACATCTCCGAGGCCTCTGAGCGTCTCATCAAAGACCACCAGAGCAAGTACGCCGCAAACTCCAGGATCCTGCAGCAG AGACAGACCGTCGAGTTGATCCCGATCACCAAAGTGAACTACAAGTGGAAGGCCAACTCTCACCTCTACTTCGTCTACGGCAACGAGCAACAAGTCAACGCCGACAATTACCCGGCAACCTGCTGCTGTGTCCTCCAGtag